A genomic region of Rhodospirillales bacterium contains the following coding sequences:
- a CDS encoding CBS domain-containing protein, translated as MKTKKISELFDLDLMKREISENATIADAIDVMKGCNYSCLLVKNKDGIGIGIISEHDLVTAFSDEGDNAKTSYVSDFMQVDITCAGENDTLDNVMKLMAENDLRVIPIVSDEGYVISFLSVMELLMVKISAPGA; from the coding sequence ATGAAAACAAAAAAAATATCCGAGTTATTCGATCTCGACCTGATGAAACGTGAAATCAGCGAAAACGCCACAATCGCCGACGCCATCGACGTCATGAAGGGCTGTAACTACAGCTGTCTTCTGGTCAAAAACAAGGACGGCATCGGCATCGGCATCATCAGCGAACACGACCTTGTCACAGCCTTTTCCGACGAAGGCGACAACGCCAAAACATCTTATGTCAGTGATTTTATGCAGGTCGATATAACATGCGCCGGCGAAAATGACACGCTAGACAACGTCATGAAATTGATGGCTGAAAATGATCTGCGGGTTATTCCCATTGTATCGGATGAGGGTTACGTCATTAGCTTCCTATCGGTCATGGAACTGTTGATGGTAAAGATAAGCGCACCCGGCGCATAG
- the gmd gene encoding GDP-mannose 4,6-dehydratase → MAGQKTALITGVTGQDGAIMARFLLGQGYIVHGLRLYSATDDSQRFNELMAHPAFHFHHGDLTDGGNLWRLLAAIQPDEIYNLAAQSHVQVSFTVPEATAEINALGVTRLLEAIRGLARPVKFYQASSSEMFGNAPGPQSEKTPMSPCSPYGAAKRYAYDMVRIYRQAYGLFACNGILFNHESPLRGEEFVTRKITRAVAAIEAGQQDVLTLGNLEAQRDWGHARDYMEGVWLMMQQDISDDYVLATGTARRVRDFVEAAFGCTGVALDWRGEGVGERGYDLHSGRLLVSVDPQFFRPNELCALIGDASKAREVLGWRPRTAFDGLVREMVDYDRVILREQGGDEIYIRAAE, encoded by the coding sequence ATGGCCGGACAAAAGACAGCTTTGATTACCGGAGTGACCGGGCAGGATGGCGCTATTATGGCCCGTTTTCTGCTGGGGCAGGGGTATATTGTTCATGGACTGCGGCTGTACAGTGCCACCGATGATTCTCAGCGGTTTAATGAGCTGATGGCTCATCCGGCGTTTCACTTTCATCACGGCGATTTGACTGATGGCGGTAATTTATGGCGGTTGCTCGCAGCTATCCAGCCCGATGAAATTTATAATCTGGCGGCGCAAAGCCATGTGCAGGTCAGTTTTACCGTGCCGGAGGCTACGGCGGAGATTAACGCGCTGGGTGTAACCCGTCTGCTGGAGGCTATCCGGGGGCTGGCGCGACCGGTGAAATTTTATCAGGCTTCCAGTTCGGAGATGTTCGGGAATGCGCCGGGGCCGCAGAGTGAGAAAACGCCAATGAGTCCCTGCAGTCCTTATGGCGCGGCCAAGCGTTATGCTTATGATATGGTGCGGATTTACCGGCAGGCCTATGGCTTGTTTGCCTGTAACGGCATCCTGTTTAATCATGAAAGTCCGCTGCGCGGGGAAGAGTTCGTTACCCGCAAGATTACCCGCGCTGTCGCCGCGATAGAGGCCGGGCAACAGGATGTTTTGACGTTGGGGAATCTGGAGGCGCAGCGCGACTGGGGGCATGCGCGGGATTATATGGAAGGAGTCTGGCTGATGATGCAGCAAGACATTTCCGATGATTATGTTCTGGCGACAGGGACGGCGCGGCGCGTTCGTGATTTTGTCGAAGCTGCGTTCGGCTGTACCGGGGTGGCGCTGGATTGGCGCGGGGAGGGCGTTGGTGAGCGCGGCTATGACCTGCATAGCGGGCGGTTGCTTGTGAGTGTGGACCCGCAGTTTTTCCGTCCCAATGAGCTATGTGCGCTGATTGGCGATGCTTCGAAAGCACGAGAGGTTCTGGGCTGGCGACCGCGGACGGCATTTGATGGGCTAGTGCGGGAAATGGTCGATTACGACCGGGTTATATTACGGGAGCAGGGCGGAGATGAAATCTATATACGGGCTGCGGAATAA
- a CDS encoding DUF692 domain-containing protein, translating to MTAGDNINGFSRPPHNVPLREAGVGLRSPHYEDILKDKPDIGWIEVHPENYFGGGIHRHYLGKARELYPLSLHAVGLSLGSDQPVSTEHLQQIKELADIYEPFRISDHASWSASGNAHFNDLLPLPYTGETLDRLCDNIQRTQDFLGRSILVENPSTYIAYRHNDMSEPEFLNEAASRTGCGLLLDVNNIFVQAHNHGFSATNYIDQINAAAVGEIHLAGHVEKSIGPQTLLIDTHSRYVRPEVWDLYEYTIARLGPVSTLIEWDSELPSLDDLVGEAHKAQDICHRYRRESLSDAAE from the coding sequence ATGACCGCCGGAGATAACATAAACGGTTTTTCGCGCCCACCCCATAACGTCCCGCTCAGGGAGGCCGGGGTGGGGCTGCGAAGCCCGCACTACGAAGATATCCTGAAAGACAAGCCGGATATCGGCTGGATCGAAGTACACCCGGAAAATTATTTCGGCGGCGGCATTCACCGCCATTATTTGGGAAAAGCCCGCGAATTATACCCTTTAAGCCTCCACGCCGTGGGGCTATCATTAGGATCGGACCAACCGGTCAGCACGGAACATTTGCAACAAATCAAGGAACTCGCCGACATTTATGAGCCTTTCCGGATTTCCGATCATGCCTCATGGAGCGCCAGCGGCAACGCGCATTTTAACGACTTGCTGCCCCTGCCCTACACCGGGGAAACGCTGGACCGGCTGTGCGACAACATCCAGCGCACACAGGATTTTCTGGGGCGCTCGATACTGGTTGAAAACCCGTCAACCTATATTGCCTATCGGCACAATGACATGAGCGAACCCGAATTTTTAAACGAAGCCGCATCCCGCACCGGATGCGGACTTTTGCTCGACGTAAACAACATTTTTGTGCAGGCGCATAATCACGGCTTCAGTGCCACAAACTACATTGATCAAATCAACGCCGCCGCCGTAGGCGAAATCCATCTGGCCGGCCACGTTGAAAAATCAATCGGCCCGCAAACATTACTGATCGACACGCACAGCCGTTATGTTCGCCCCGAAGTCTGGGATCTGTATGAATACACCATCGCGCGCCTCGGACCGGTTTCGACACTGATCGAATGGGACAGCGAACTGCCCTCCCTTGACGATCTGGTCGGGGAGGCACACAAAGCACAGGATATTTGCCATCGCTATCGCAGAGAAAGTTTGTCTGATGCGGCTGAATAA
- a CDS encoding sterol desaturase family protein — protein sequence MPHEPTWNKYDGQLVPDIAHTLSSKGTVQGLFLFSAVIGIAAYVTPSTEAGYSIWPRDWPMAVQVMMGLVAAEFGLYWAHRLAHEWPVLWRFHAIHHSVTRLWIVNTGRFHFVDSLVSIVMGMAILLVLGAPMEVIQWLSVVTAFIGMLTHCNVDMRFGPVSWIFNTPGLHRWHHSRDLSEGNTNYGENLMIWDMLFGTYFNPARHPPADIGISEDMPPTFLAQLVWPFRSRRAIPSSTTAAE from the coding sequence ATGCCGCACGAACCCACATGGAACAAGTATGACGGCCAGCTTGTGCCCGATATTGCCCATACGCTTAGCAGCAAAGGCACAGTGCAGGGCTTGTTTTTATTTAGCGCCGTTATCGGGATCGCCGCCTATGTTACGCCGTCAACCGAGGCGGGGTATAGCATCTGGCCGCGGGACTGGCCGATGGCGGTGCAGGTCATGATGGGGCTGGTCGCGGCGGAATTCGGGCTTTATTGGGCGCACAGGCTGGCGCATGAATGGCCAGTTTTATGGCGGTTTCATGCTATTCATCACAGCGTTACCCGGCTTTGGATTGTCAATACCGGAAGATTTCATTTTGTCGACAGTCTGGTCAGCATTGTCATGGGCATGGCTATATTACTGGTTCTGGGGGCACCGATGGAGGTTATTCAGTGGTTGTCTGTTGTGACAGCCTTTATCGGGATGTTGACCCATTGCAATGTCGATATGCGTTTTGGTCCGGTGTCATGGATTTTTAATACGCCCGGTTTGCATCGCTGGCACCATAGCCGCGATCTAAGCGAAGGGAACACGAATTACGGTGAAAACCTGATGATCTGGGACATGCTGTTCGGTACTTATTTCAACCCGGCGCGGCACCCGCCCGCCGATATCGGGATCAGCGAAGACATGCCGCCGACTTTTCTGGCCCAGCTTGTCTGGCCCTTTCGGTCCCGCCGGGCGATCCCTTCGTCCACGACTGCCGCTGAGTAA
- a CDS encoding DUF2282 domain-containing protein produces MKKAVLNSMIAGAVAMAVLGAGEAQADSHETEKCYGVAKAGQNDCGVKDGTHSCMHEATIDGDGHEWVMLPKGLCEKLVGGSLTAYENTTMKDEKNNCAADMKTENHECG; encoded by the coding sequence ATGAAAAAAGCCGTTCTTAACTCGATGATCGCCGGCGCGGTCGCCATGGCCGTTCTTGGCGCGGGCGAAGCGCAAGCGGATTCCCACGAAACGGAAAAATGCTATGGCGTTGCCAAAGCGGGACAAAATGACTGCGGCGTAAAAGATGGCACGCACAGCTGCATGCATGAAGCCACGATTGACGGCGACGGACATGAATGGGTTATGTTGCCCAAAGGCCTGTGTGAAAAGCTGGTCGGTGGGTCACTGACAGCATATGAAAACACAACCATGAAAGATGAAAAAAACAACTGTGCCGCCGACATGAAAACAGAAAATCATGAATGCGGATAA